A DNA window from Danio aesculapii chromosome 14, fDanAes4.1, whole genome shotgun sequence contains the following coding sequences:
- the elf1 gene encoding LOW QUALITY PROTEIN: ETS-related transcription factor Elf-1 (The sequence of the model RefSeq protein was modified relative to this genomic sequence to represent the inferred CDS: inserted 1 base in 1 codon), whose amino-acid sequence MTTVVQANELVFEFASNGMDEINQLDDPSVFPAVIVEQVPAADLMQVYSGLEADEVTNGIMVDAIQDVVEENMMGDVGLSVETPVSGAEDNMETIEAAEALLNMESPNNILDEKRMIHTYGNILETDLSYISLRPEHLSNGMDVTRDDETSSLDELPQKNLSKPARKTKVRKPRPARPCSPITNPSLPLKKKSKEGKGNTIYLWEFLLALLQDKNTCPKYIKWTQREKGIFKLVDSKAVSKLWGKHXNKPDMNYETMGRALRYYYQRGILAKVEGQRLVYQFKEMPTDLVIIDEDDGQGDDGGTGYGGHRAASHGRAVGRGSSRSQGRNTQVKTVKREMSPGLNSRNGKQAEQLLQTVHVLQPNQGAAVPAPTHSVRTINMPGSVPMVLTSGAQGGGPMTLQTLPLSSVLTNGDSSTHASPPRVILHTVPSTSPGGKDVLTIQTASLTTDSLHSQQLLVSTLSSSSGGVISTTPQQTASLNGITRLVTLNANGQPVVAQQPGTVIATVLKPSEFQSLQVKEEISDPQYLQSLVNNNPSLASFCKDEIVDGMAEMSYRTVIINTAGQELSQSLNGHSQLASSPSEGLTPVEELEVRGEVALHPEPEAKELLESSQGLQELPVTMQIPASHFIQVKAEPTET is encoded by the exons CTGGACGACCCTTCGGTGTTTCCAGCGGTGATCGTGGAGCAGGTGCCCGCCGCCGACCTCATGCAGGTGTACTCTGGGCTGGAGGCAGACGAGGTGACTAATGGCATCATGGTGGACGCCATTCAGGACGTGGTGGAAGAGAACATGATGGGAGATGTGGGGCTGTCTG TAGAGACCCCAGTGTCAGGCGCAGAGGACAACATGGAGACCATTGAGGCGGCTGAAGCCCTGCTGAACATGGAATCTCCCAATAACATCCTGGATGAGAAGCGCATGA TTCACACATATGGGAATATCCTGGAAACAGACCTGAGCTACATCTCCCTCCGTCCAGAGCATCTTTCAAATGGCATGGATGTTACCCGGGATGACGAGACGTCCTCTTTGGATGAACTCCCTCAGAAAAACCTTTCCAAGCCTGCCAGGAAAACCAAAG TGCGCAAACCAAGACCAGCACGGCCATGCTCTCCAATAACCAATCCATCTCTCCCGCTGAAGAAGAAGAGCAAAGAGGGCAAAG GTAACACCATCTACCTGTGGGAGTTCCTGCTGGCCTTGCTGCAAGACAAAAACACCTGTCCCAAATACATCAAGTGGACGCAGAGAGAGAAGGGCATTTTTAAGCTGGTGGACTCCAAGGCTGTCTCCAAACTGTGGGGAAAGC AAAACAAGCCTGATATGAACTACGAAACCATGGGGCGAGCACTCAG GTACTATTACCAGAGGGGTATATTGGCCAAAGTGGAAGGACAGAGGCTTGTGTACCAGTTTAAGGAGATGCCCACAGATCTGGTCATTATCGATGAAGATGACGGTCAAGGGGACGATGGTGGTACGGGTTACGGAGGGCACCGGGCTGCTTCTCACGGACGGGCGGTGGGCCGTGGTTCATCACGTTCGCAGGGGAGGAATACGCAGGTGAAGACAGTGAAGAGAGAGATGAGTCCCGGTCTGAACAGCAGGAACGGAAAACAAGCCGAACAGCTTCTGCAGACGGTTCATGTCCTCCAGCCAAATCAAGGAGCTGCTGTCCCAGCGCCGACACACTCCGTAAG GACTATAAATATGCCAGGATCTGTTCCCATGGTCCTCACGTCAGGAGCTCAAGGAGGAGGTCCGATGACCCTGCAGACCCTGCCACTGTCTTCTGTCCTGACCAACGGGGATTCCTCCACTCACGCCTCCCCGCCGCGGGTCATCCTCCACACCGTGCCTTCCACCAGCCCTGGAGGTAAAGATGTGCTCACCATCCAGACGGCCTCTCTGACCACAGACAGCCTCCACTCTCAGCAGCTCCTGGTGTCCACTTTAAGCTCCTCCAGCGGAGGCGTTATCAGCACCACACCACAGCAAACCGCATCTCTGAACGGCATCACCCGCCTGGTCACCCTCAATGCCAACGGGCAGCCCGTCGTGGCTCAACAACCCGGCACGGTCATTGCCACTGTCCTGAAGCCCAGTGAGTTTCAAAGCCTGCAAGTGAAGGAGGAGATCAGCGATCCTCAATACCTCCAATCGCTGGTCAACAACAATCCCAGCTTGGCTTCTTTCTGCAAGGATGAGATTGTGGACGGAATGGCTGAGATGAGTTACAGAACTGTGATCATCAACACTGCAGGACAGGAGCTCAGCCAGAGCCTCAACGGACACTCACAGCTGGCCAGCAGCCCCAGTGAAGGCCTCACCCCAGTGGAGGAGCTGGAAGTGCGGGGAGAAGTGGCTCTGCATCCAGAGCCTGAGGCCAAGGAGCTTTTGGAGAGCTCTCAAGGTCTGCAGGAGCTCCCGGTCACCATGCAGATCCCCGCATCCCACTTCATCCAGGTAAAAGCCGAGCCCACTGAGACCTAA